A genome region from Pseudomonas pergaminensis includes the following:
- a CDS encoding polysaccharide biosynthesis/export family protein, protein MKRTLLVVAMMALAACNTPARIVPPDSDTVEAGKRALDQLAQLPPAVERIRIGDQLRIVRDAGEMPTLSAFNVSTIYELTLYTVQTDGKINYPFLGPIQVAGRQPSELANELTSKLAPVYREPRVTVNINQAPGSSIIVGGAVNNPTAVQIATANTLEQAIIGAGGVSPAGNASMVALLREDAQGAYRAYFLDFSQLLKTGPNGRKPVHLQRGDVVFVPKSNVGERIQGVDTYMNQLIPFTKSIGVGYNYTRTSGGNN, encoded by the coding sequence ATGAAACGAACCCTGCTCGTCGTGGCCATGATGGCCCTGGCCGCCTGCAACACGCCGGCACGCATCGTGCCGCCGGACAGCGACACCGTCGAGGCCGGCAAGCGCGCCCTCGACCAGCTTGCCCAACTGCCGCCGGCGGTGGAACGCATCCGCATCGGCGACCAGTTGCGCATCGTGCGCGATGCCGGTGAGATGCCGACGCTGTCGGCGTTCAACGTCAGCACCATCTACGAGCTGACGCTGTACACCGTGCAAACCGACGGCAAGATCAACTACCCGTTCCTGGGGCCGATCCAGGTCGCCGGGCGCCAGCCTTCGGAGTTGGCCAACGAGCTGACCAGCAAGCTCGCCCCGGTGTACCGCGAGCCCCGCGTGACGGTGAACATCAACCAGGCGCCGGGCAGTTCAATCATTGTCGGCGGCGCGGTGAACAACCCGACGGCGGTGCAGATCGCCACGGCCAATACCTTGGAACAAGCGATTATCGGTGCCGGCGGGGTCAGCCCGGCAGGCAACGCCAGCATGGTCGCCCTGCTGCGCGAGGACGCCCAGGGCGCGTATCGCGCGTATTTCCTGGACTTCAGCCAACTGCTCAAGACCGGCCCGAATGGGCGCAAACCCGTGCACCTGCAACGTGGCGATGTGGTGTTCGTGCCCAAGTCCAACGTCGGCGAGCGGATCCAAGGGGTGGACACCTACATGAACCAGCTGATTCCGTTTACCAAGTCCATTGGGGTTGGCTACAACTACACCCGAACCAGCGGCGGCAACAACTAA
- a CDS encoding glycosyltransferase family 2 protein: MRTSLIIPTRNASSHLARLLPALKMQTLQPDETLVVDSASSDDTVARFRAFGARVEVIDARDFNHGGTRRWASEQVGGDALIVMTQDAIPATPETFANLLAELQQDPLNGVAYGRQLPHPDAGVLGAQSRHFNYPEQSRSKSLADAPELGIKTCFSSDSFSVYRRSVLQAVGGFPADVIGSEDAYVAARMLLEGYKVRYAASALVHHSHDYTLMDEFHRYFDIGVFYGREPWIRQAFGDAGGEGKRYVAAELAALRKAGALHRVPEVLVRSAFKLLGYRLGHLERRLPLALKRRISMFPGYWR; this comes from the coding sequence ATGCGCACCTCACTGATCATCCCGACCCGTAACGCATCCAGCCACTTGGCACGCCTGCTGCCGGCGCTGAAGATGCAAACCCTGCAACCCGACGAAACGCTGGTGGTGGACAGCGCCTCCAGCGATGACACCGTGGCGCGCTTTCGCGCGTTCGGTGCACGGGTGGAGGTGATCGACGCGCGCGACTTCAACCACGGCGGCACCCGGCGCTGGGCCAGCGAACAAGTGGGCGGCGACGCATTGATCGTGATGACCCAGGACGCGATCCCCGCCACCCCGGAAACCTTCGCTAACCTGCTCGCCGAACTGCAGCAGGACCCGCTCAACGGCGTGGCCTACGGGCGCCAGTTGCCACACCCCGACGCCGGTGTGCTGGGTGCGCAGTCGCGGCATTTCAATTACCCGGAGCAGAGCCGCAGCAAGAGCCTGGCCGATGCACCGGAACTGGGGATCAAGACCTGTTTCAGCTCCGACTCGTTTTCCGTCTACCGGCGCAGCGTGCTGCAGGCGGTGGGCGGTTTCCCGGCCGACGTGATCGGCAGCGAAGACGCCTATGTGGCCGCCCGCATGCTGCTCGAAGGCTACAAGGTGCGCTACGCCGCCTCGGCGCTGGTGCATCACTCCCACGATTACACACTCATGGATGAGTTTCACCGCTACTTCGACATCGGCGTGTTCTATGGCCGCGAGCCGTGGATCCGGCAGGCCTTTGGCGACGCGGGGGGCGAAGGCAAGCGCTATGTGGCGGCCGAGCTCGCTGCGTTGCGCAAGGCAGGTGCCTTGCACCGTGTCCCCGAAGTACTGGTGCGCAGTGCGTTCAAACTGCTCGGCTACCGGCTGGGCCATCTGGAGCGCCGCCTCCCCCTCGCCCTCAAGCGGCGCATCAGCATGTTTCCCGGTTATTGGAGGTGA
- a CDS encoding undecaprenyl-phosphate glucose phosphotransferase codes for MREKSSVDSLFLTRAGFVEFFVVFVKLIHGLTAILPPLVLVLFLDPMDPELRAHFLGLLVFFAVLTIILFQALGIYSEELFSNRLRLKTKIKAWTAAFCILLFMYQILQFFPQLTPRNLAVWYVVSLGLFCLERLVMLRLYSRLMRAGKYLQRTVILGFTDTAVHVADHLQRNGDIRSGLIGFIDDRTERIPKELSSLPLLGNTRDLEKLIRAEQVNQVMICLPWAAEQRIHGLVNRLRQLSVNVMLVPDMAALRYGHSKITDVGGILMFNTSQLPLRGWSPVIKRCEDFLLASLALVCLSPVMVATAIAIKLDSKGPVLFRQNRYGYNDNEIRVFKFRSMYTDQSDFTAERQTTRADPRITRVGRIIRKTSIDELPQLFNVLLGNMSMVGPRPHATATKAAGIPFEVAVSEYSSRHRVKPGITGWAQINGYRGETDTLFKIQKRVEYDLEYISRWSVWFDLYIVFMTVPAVLSTKEVY; via the coding sequence GTCAAATTGATCCATGGCCTCACCGCCATTTTGCCCCCACTGGTCCTGGTGCTCTTCCTGGACCCGATGGACCCTGAACTGCGCGCCCACTTCCTGGGCCTGCTGGTTTTTTTTGCGGTCCTGACCATCATTCTGTTCCAGGCCCTGGGTATCTATTCCGAGGAATTGTTCAGCAACCGCCTGCGCCTGAAAACCAAGATCAAGGCCTGGACGGCGGCTTTTTGCATCCTGCTGTTCATGTACCAGATCCTGCAGTTCTTCCCGCAATTGACCCCGCGCAACCTGGCGGTGTGGTACGTCGTAAGCCTGGGGCTGTTTTGCCTGGAGCGCCTGGTGATGCTGCGCCTGTACAGCCGGCTGATGCGCGCCGGCAAATACCTGCAACGTACCGTGATCCTGGGCTTTACCGACACTGCCGTGCACGTCGCCGATCACTTGCAACGCAACGGTGACATCCGCTCCGGCCTGATCGGCTTCATCGATGACCGCACCGAGCGCATTCCCAAGGAACTGAGCAGCCTGCCCCTGCTGGGCAACACCCGTGACTTGGAAAAGCTGATCCGCGCCGAGCAGGTCAACCAGGTGATGATCTGCCTGCCCTGGGCCGCCGAGCAGCGTATCCATGGGCTGGTCAACCGCCTGCGGCAGTTGTCGGTGAACGTCATGCTGGTGCCAGACATGGCGGCCCTGCGCTACGGCCACAGCAAGATCACCGATGTGGGCGGCATCCTGATGTTCAACACCTCGCAATTGCCACTGCGCGGCTGGTCGCCGGTGATCAAGCGCTGCGAGGACTTCCTGCTCGCCAGCCTGGCGCTGGTGTGCCTGTCGCCAGTGATGGTGGCGACGGCGATCGCGATCAAGCTCGACTCCAAGGGGCCGGTGCTGTTTCGCCAGAACCGTTATGGCTACAACGACAACGAAATCCGCGTGTTCAAGTTCCGCTCCATGTACACCGACCAGAGCGATTTCACCGCTGAACGCCAGACCACCCGCGCAGACCCGCGCATCACTCGCGTGGGCCGCATCATCCGCAAGACCAGCATCGACGAGTTGCCGCAACTGTTCAACGTGCTGCTGGGCAACATGTCCATGGTCGGCCCACGTCCGCATGCCACCGCGACCAAGGCGGCGGGCATTCCCTTCGAGGTGGCGGTAAGCGAATACAGCTCGCGGCACCGGGTAAAACCGGGCATCACCGGTTGGGCGCAGATCAATGGTTACCGGGGTGAAACCGACACCCTGTTCAAGATCCAGAAACGTGTCGAGTACGACCTGGAGTACATCTCCAGGTGGTCGGTGTGGTTTGACTTGTACATCGTCTTCATGACGGTCCCAGCCGTCCTTTCCACCAAGGAAGTCTATTGA
- a CDS encoding mannose-1-phosphate guanylyltransferase/mannose-6-phosphate isomerase: MNTLNGLIPCIISGGSGTRLWPVSRQNMPKPFMRMRDGQSLLQKTFQRAAKLPGVESVLTVTNRDLLFRTLDDYRLVNKAHLPLDLLLEPFGRNTAAAIAVAALHVQEHFGGEAQLLVMPADHLILNEVAFAEAVTQARDLAEAGYLVTFGIQPDHPETGFGYIEQGEPLGTGNRVKRFVEKPDLATAQGYLDGGKHLWNAGMFCFKASTLVDELAAHAPDVLEAARAALEHSQSLQNKTSRQRELDAEAFGSAPDVSIDVALMEKSKQVAVVPCDIGWSDIGSWEALRQLTPSDAHGNQVNGEAILHDVHNCYIDSPKRVLGAVGVRDLIIVDTPDALLIADAHRSQDVRYIVAELKRQNHPAYSLHRTVTRPWGTYTVLEESSRFKIKRIVVKPQASLSLQMHHHRSEHWVVVSGAAQITNGEREFLINANESTYIPAGHKHRLTNPGIIDLVMIEVQSGEYLGEDDIVRFDDIYGRAPAEVKK, translated from the coding sequence ATGAACACACTCAACGGATTAATTCCCTGCATCATTTCCGGTGGGTCGGGCACGCGGCTGTGGCCGGTGTCCCGGCAGAATATGCCCAAGCCGTTCATGCGCATGCGTGATGGCCAGAGCCTGCTGCAGAAAACCTTCCAGCGCGCCGCCAAACTGCCCGGCGTGGAAAGCGTGCTGACGGTGACCAACCGCGACCTGCTGTTCCGCACCCTGGATGACTACCGCCTGGTCAACAAGGCCCACCTGCCCCTGGACCTGCTGCTCGAACCGTTCGGACGCAACACGGCGGCGGCGATTGCCGTGGCGGCGCTGCATGTGCAGGAACACTTCGGCGGTGAGGCGCAGTTGCTAGTGATGCCTGCCGATCATTTGATCCTCAATGAAGTGGCGTTCGCCGAGGCCGTGACCCAGGCCCGCGACCTGGCCGAAGCCGGCTACCTGGTGACCTTTGGCATCCAGCCCGACCACCCGGAAACCGGCTTTGGCTATATCGAACAAGGCGAGCCGCTGGGCACGGGCAACCGGGTCAAACGCTTTGTGGAAAAACCCGACCTGGCCACGGCCCAGGGTTACCTGGATGGCGGCAAGCACCTGTGGAATGCCGGCATGTTCTGCTTCAAGGCCAGCACCCTGGTGGACGAACTCGCCGCCCATGCGCCCGATGTATTGGAAGCCGCCCGCGCCGCGCTGGAACACAGCCAGAGCCTGCAAAACAAAACCTCACGCCAGCGCGAGCTGGACGCCGAAGCGTTCGGCAGCGCGCCGGATGTGTCCATCGATGTGGCGCTGATGGAGAAGTCCAAGCAAGTCGCGGTGGTGCCGTGCGACATCGGCTGGAGCGACATCGGTTCGTGGGAGGCCCTGCGCCAGCTCACGCCGAGTGACGCCCATGGCAACCAGGTCAACGGCGAAGCGATCTTGCATGACGTGCACAACTGCTACATCGACTCGCCCAAGCGCGTCCTCGGCGCCGTGGGCGTGCGCGACCTGATCATCGTCGACACACCCGACGCCCTGCTGATCGCCGACGCCCACCGCAGCCAGGACGTACGCTACATCGTCGCCGAGCTCAAGCGCCAGAATCACCCGGCGTACAGCCTGCACCGCACGGTCACCCGGCCGTGGGGCACCTACACCGTGCTGGAAGAAAGCAGCCGCTTCAAGATCAAGCGCATCGTGGTCAAGCCCCAGGCCTCGCTGTCACTGCAGATGCACCACCACCGCAGCGAACACTGGGTGGTGGTCAGCGGTGCGGCGCAAATTACTAATGGCGAGCGCGAATTCCTGATCAACGCCAACGAGTCCACCTACATCCCGGCCGGGCACAAACACCGGCTGACCAACCCCGGCATCATCGACCTGGTGATGATCGAGGTGCAGAGCGGCGAATACCTGGGCGAGGACGATATTGTGCGCTTCGATGACATCTACGGGCGCGCCCCCGCAGAAGTGAAAAAATAA